The following are encoded together in the Cicer arietinum cultivar CDC Frontier isolate Library 1 chromosome 2, Cicar.CDCFrontier_v2.0, whole genome shotgun sequence genome:
- the LOC101501751 gene encoding protein farnesyltransferase subunit beta: protein MEASAAGTLSPTVSQRDQWIVESQVFHIYQLFAAIPPNARSLMLELQREKHIEFLSKGLRHLGSAFSVLDASRPWLCYWIIHSIALLGESIDDELEDNTVDFLNRCQDPNGGYAGGPGQMPHLATTYAAVNTLITLGGEKSLASINRDKLYGFMRRMKQPNGGFRMHDEGEIDVRACYTAISVASVLNILDDELVRNVGDYILSCQTYEGGIAGEPGSEAHGGYTFCGLAAMILIGEVNRLDLPRLTDWVVFRQGKECGFQGRTNKLVDGCYSFWQGGAVVLLQRLHSFIDEQLAEALQFFTISDVVPEDKESLAGTSSHSTCRIRHEGMSESSSSDFKNIGYNFINEWKASEPLFHSIALQQYILLCSQEQDGGLRDKPGKRRDHYHTCYCLSGLSLCQYSWSKRPDSPPLPKVVMGPYSNLLEPIHPLFNVVLERYREAHKFFAGL, encoded by the exons ATGGAAGCTTCGGCGGCGGGGACACTCTCTCCGACGGTAAGCCAGAGAGATCAATGGATTGTAGAATCACAAGTCTTTCATATTTATCAACTCTTCGCCGCTATTCCTCCGAACGCCCGATCCCTCAT GTTGGAGTTGCAACGAGAGAAACACATCGAGTTCCTTTCCAAAGGACTCCGCCACCTCGGTTCCGCTTTTTCCGTTTTAGACGCAag TCGACCGTGGCTGTGTTACTGGATTATTCACTCGATTGCTTTGTTAGGAGAATCTATTGATGATGAACTCGAAGATAACACTGTTGATTTTCTCAACCGTTGTCAg GATCCAAACGGTGGATATGCTGGGGGACCTGGCCAG ATGCCTCATCTTGCCACAACTTATGCTGCAGTCAATACTCTTATTACTTTGGGTGGTGAGAAATCTTTGGCATCTATTAATAG AGATAAATTGTATGGGTTTATGCGGCGGATGAAACAGCCAAATGGGGGATTCAG GATGCACGATGAAGGAGAAATTGATGTTCGAGCTTGCTACACTGCCATTTCT GTAGCAAGTGTTCTGAACATTTTGGATGATGAACTGGTCAGGAATGTTGGAGACTACATTTTAAG CTGTCAAACATACGAAGGAGGCATTGCTGGTGAGCCTGGTTCGGAGGCTCATGGTGG GTATACCTTTTGTGGGTTAGCTGCAATGATTCTGATTGGTGAGGTTAATCGCTTGGATCTGCCTCGTTTAACT GATTGGGTTGTATTTCGGCAAGGTAAGGAGTGTGGATTTCAGGGGAGAACAAATAAACTGGTGGATGGATGCTACTCGTTTTGGCag GGAGGTGCTGTTGTACTATTGCAAAGATTACATTCATTTATTGACGAACAACTGGCCGAGGCTTTACAGTTTTTTACGATATCTGATGTTGTACCTGAGGATAAGGAAAGTTTAGCTGGAACCTCCAGTCATTCAACTTGCCGTATCAGGCATGAAG GCATGAGTGAATCCTCTTCttctgattttaaaaatattggtTATAACTTTATTAATGAGTGGAAAGCAAGTGAACCACTTTTTCACAGCATTGCCTTACAGCAATATATTCTTTTATGTTCACAG GAGCAAGACGGTGGACTAAGGGACAAACCGGGTAAACGCAGGGATCACTATCACACATGTTACTGTTTAAGTGGGCTTTCATTGTGCCAATATAGTTGGTCGAAGCGCCCTGATTCTCCACCGCTGCCTAAGGTAGTAATGGGCCCTTACTCCAATCTCTTAGAACCAATCCATCCTCtctttaatgttgttttggaacgATATCGCGAAGCTCATAAATTCTTTGCCGGGTTGTGA